Below is a window of Sporomusaceae bacterium DNA.
TTCAAGCTGGGCGGCAACAAGGTCTACATGCCTGTCCGCGTTGCCCTTACCGGCCAGGCCCACGGCCCCGATCTCATCCGCCTGATCGTGCTGCTCGGCAGGGAGAGGGTGCTGGCGCGGATGGAGAAGACGCTCGCCGCTGTATAGGGGCGGTTGTCTAAAAAGTCCATCTGCGGCGTTGACAACAACGCTTGTCTCCCTCTATAATGTGAGTATAAGTTAAATACAACAAAACCTATCACAATACTAGGAAATGCGAAGATCGGGAGAAGTAGGCGCACACCACCCGGCAGAGAGGTACCGTCACAGGCTGCGAGCGGTACCGGGAGCGGCGCGACCGAAATGCCCCCGTGAGCAGGACGGCGGAAAGACAGTATGCCGTCCCGGCCGCCGCCGTTACCGGAGCGAGAGGGGCGCGTCCGCGCCCGAAGCAGAGTGGAACCACGGAACCACCGTCTCTGAGAGACGGTGGTTTTTTGCATCCCATGCAATCCTGAAGCAAGAGAGGGGAACAATATGTTCGCACGCCTGAAAAAGGATATCCAGGCCGTTTTCGACCGCGATCCGGCCGCCAAGAGCGCGCTCGAGGTCGTCCTCTGCTACCCCGGCCTCCACGCCATCTGGGCTCACCGCCTCGCCCACCGCCTTTTCGTGCGCGGCTGGGTGGTGCTGCCGCGCTTCATCTCCAATTTCGCCCGCTTCCTCACCGGCATCGAGATCCACCCCGGCGCGAAGATCGGCGAGGGGCTGTTCATCGACCACGGTATGGGGGTGGTCATCGGCGAGACGGCCGAGGTCGGCAATAACGTCACCCTCTACCAGGGGGTGACCCTCGGCGGCACCGGCAAGGAGAAGGGCAAGCGCCACCCCACCATCGGCGACAACGTCGTCGTCGCCACCGGCGCCAAGGTGCTCGGCTCGTTCACCGTCGGCGCGAATTCCAAGATCGGCGCAGGTTCGGTGGTGCTGAGCGCCGTGCCGCCCAATTCGACTGTCGTCGGCATCCCCGGCAAGGTGGTCGTCAAGGACGGCTGCAAGGTATTGTCGGACGCGGCGGCGAATATAGACCTAAATCACGACAACCTCCCCGATCCCGAGGGCGAAATGCTGCTCTGCCTCCACCGGCACCTGGCCAGGCTGGAGCAGCGGGTGGTCCAGTTAGAAGAGGAGCTGAAGAACCGTGACCCTGAGAGTGTATAACAGCCTGACCAAGAAGAAAGAGGAATTCGTTCCGGTGGAGCCGGGCAAGGTAAAGATGTACGTCTGCGGCGTGACGCCCTACAACCACCCCCACATCGGCAACGCCCGCCCCTTCGTCACCTGGGACGTCATCCGCCGCTACCTGGAGCACAAGGATTACGCCGTCTACCATATCCAGAACTTCACCGACGTGGACGACAAGATCATCAACGCCGCCAACGCCGAAGGCGTCACCTGGGACGTCATCGCCGACCGCTATATAAAGGCCTACTTCGAGGTCATGGATAAGCTCAACATCCGCCGCGCCCACCTCTACCCGACCGTATCGGGCCACATGGCCGAGATAACCGCCATGATCGAAAAGCTCATCGCCGACGGCTACGCGTATGCCGTCGACGGCGACGTCTACTACAGCGTCGAGAAGTTCGCCGACTACGGCAAGCTGTCCGGCCGCAGCCTCGACGATATGAAGGCCGGGGCGCGGGTGGACGTCGACGAGCGCAAGACCCACCCGATGGACTTCGCCCTGTGGAAGAGCGCCAAGCCCGGCGAGCCCTCGTGGCCCAGCCCGTGGGGCCTCGGCCGCCCCGGCTGGCACATCGAATGCTCGGCGATGTCGGCCAAGTATCTTGGCCACGGCTTCGACTTCCACGGCGGCGGCAGCGACCTCGTCTTCCCCCACCACGAAAATGAGATCGCCCAGTCCGAGGCCTACGCCGGCGGCGGCCCCTTCGTCCGCTACTGGCTGCACAACGGCTTCATCACCGTCAACGAGGAGAAAATGTCCAAGTCGCTCGGCAACTTCTTCCTCGTCAAAGACATTCTCGCCCACTACCCGCCCGAGGTGCTGCGCTTCTTCATCCTCTCCACCCACTACCGCAGCCCGCTCAATTTCAGCGACGAGCAGCTGGCCGAGGCCGGGCGGGGGCTGGAGCGGCTGCGCGCCGCGGTCGACAATATGAAGTACCTGGCCGGCACCACCGTCGCCCGCGGGGCGAGCGACGCCTCCCAGGCGCTGCTGGCGGCGGCCGCCCAGGCCCGCGCCGATTTCGACGCCGCCATGGACGACGACTTCAACACCGCGCTGGCCATCAGCGTCCTCCACGGCCTGGCCAAGGAGATCAACATCTACTACAGCGCCGTAATGGCAGGGAAAGCGCCTGTGGCCGGCGAAGCAATAGCCTCAGTGCAGGCCGCCTATTACGAACTGGCCGATATCCTCGGCCTGCTGGTGGCAGAGCGGATGGGCTCCCCCGACGTGGTCGGCGCGGCGCCTGTCCAGGATACCACAGCCCCCGCCCTTCTCGACCTTATCGTCGAGATCCGCCAGGAAGCCCGCGCCAAAAAAGACTGGGCGACCGCCGACCGCATCCGCGACCGGCTGGGCGAGCTGGGCTACGTCATCGAGGATTCTCCCCAGGGAGCAAGGTGGAAAAAACGTGAAGTTTGACCAGTTTGAGCTGCTGGCCGCCAGGACGTTCGGCGACCTGGACGTCGACGGCGTCCCCCAGGCCCGCTTCGCCGCCGCCGACGCCAGAGCCCTTCACCCGCTGGTGCTCGCCTATATCGGCGACGCCTACTTCAACCTCTATGTGCGCACAAGGCTGCTGGCTTTCGAGCAGAGCCGCGTGCGGGTGTTGCACGGCCACGGGGCGAGGATGGTGTCGGCGACGCTGCAGGCCCATGCGCTCAGGGCGCTGGAGGGCGGCCTGAGCGAGGACGAGCTGGCTGTGGTGAAGCGCGGCCGCAATGCCAAGTCGACGGTGCCCAAGAGCGCCTCGGTGGGCGATTACCGCGCCAGCACCGGATTCGAAGCCCTGCTCGGGTACCTGTATCTGAGCGGCGACGAGGCCCGGCTGACGGCGCTCGCCGGCGACGCATTTGTCGTTATTTCCCGGAAATTATCGAATCCGGACGGAAGTGGGGAAGAGAAATGAAGGTCAAACTTATCTGCCATACCCCCGACCCCGAACGCACGGTGGCCATGTCGGCCCGCCTCTGCTATTCGGCGGTCGGCGCCGAGCAGCTTGTCGAAAAAATGTCGCCCGAGCAGGTGGCCAAGCTGGTCGACAAGATCGTCGAAATGGGGCATCTGTCCACCTTCGAGCACGCCAGCTTCACCTTTGCCGTTGAAGGTGTGTCGCGGGTGCTTACCCACCAACTCGTCCGCCACCGTATAGCATCGTATTCCCAGCAGTCGCAGCGCTACGTCAAGGAGCACGACTTCGAGTACATAGTGCCGCCGTCGGTGGCGGCCAACCCGCAGGCGGCGGCCAAGTTCGCCGCCGTCATGGGCCAGATCCGCGTCGCCTACGACGAACTCGCCGCCCTCGGCGTCCATCAGGAGGACGCCCGCTATGTTCTCGCCAACGCCACCGAGACCAAGATCGTCGTCACCATGAACGCCCGCTCGCTACTGCATTTCTTCGAGCTGCGCTGTTGCACGCGCGCCCAGTGGGAGATCCGCCGCCTGGCGGAAGCGATGCTGGCCGAGGTGCGCAAAGTGGCGCCGCATCTGTTTTCGAAGGCGGGGCCGACGTGTGTCACGAGGAGCGTTTGCGAAGAGGGCGATCTCAGCTGCGGGAGACTGGCGGCGATGCAGAAAAAAGGCTAACCGGGGATACCCCCGGTTTCTTTGTAGGCAGGCTTGGTTTCAGTCGCCTTTGCATGGCTTAGGCGACCCCGACATTGGGTACCCCACGCGCTGCGGGCGGCGGACTTACTAAGCTCGTCGCCGACTCCGCCGCGCCACCGCCAAACGAACGTCCGTGTTCGTTGTCGGTTCTCGCCGCCGTCCATGGCGGCTCGCGCGGTGTCGTTTCGGCTCTCTCGCCAAGTAGCGGCCGCCGTCCTCGCTAATGTGGGTTACCCAATGCCGGGGACGCCGGAGGCGGCGGAGGACGCAGGCGTAGGCGACGTTGCGGAAAAGCAGACACACGACGCTTCAGCGGCGATGTGGTCGCTTTGTTACGCGCCGTTGGCGCAGCAGGCCGGTAAGTGCGCAAGTTCTTGGCGCTTCAGCGCCTAGAACTGCGGCCTGCCCCTTGCGGGTACACGAACGTACGCCCGTCCATGGACGGACGGGCGAGGAGCCATCTGTCACGGATGACAGTTGGCGACGGTACGGCTGTGTCGGCGCAAGCCTTACGACGCGTTCGGCCGGAGCTCCGGCGCACAGCCTGTGTTCTCCGCGGGAGTTATGCAGGTAGTTGGACCAAAACACTCATAAACACCCGCCGTTCGGGCAAATAATAAAAGGCCGCCTTATCGCGGCATGGGGGTCAGAGGAATGAGCGAAGAATTCGTCGCCGGGCGCAACAGCGTCCTCGAGGCGCTGAAGAGCGGCCGGCCGGTCAACAAGGTGCTGGTGGCCAAAGGCGAGCGGCAGGGCTCGCTGCGGGAGATAATCGGCCAGGCCAAGGCCAGGGGATTGGTCGTCCAGGAGGTCGACGCCGCCAAGCTGGCGGAGCTGAGTGGCGGCATGCGCCACCAGGGAGTCGTCGCCATGGTGCCGCCGGTGGCCTACGCCGAGGTCGAGGATATCCTCGCCAAGGCCCACGAGCTGGGAGAACCGCCCTTCATCGTGCTGCTCGACGAGCTGGAGGACCCCCACAACCTCGGCGCCATCCTCCGCACCTGCGACGCCGCCGGCGCCCACGGCGTCCTCATCCCCAAACGACGCAGCGCCCCTCTCTCGGCGACCGTCGCCAAGACTTCGGCCGGAGCGGTCGAGTATGTGCCGGTCGCCAGGATCGGCAATGTCGTCCAGGCCATCGAGGCCCTCAAGAAGGAGGGCCTGTGGGTGGTGGGGGCCGATATGGACGGCGATCGGCCGTACTACAAGGCCGACCTCAAAGGGCCGATCCTGCTGGTTGTGGGTGGCGAAGGCCGCGGCCTCAGCCGGCTGGCCAAGGAGACGTGCGATTTCCTCGTGCGCATCCCGATGAAGGGCCAGATCACGTCGCTGAACGCGTCGGTGGCGTGCTCGTTGTTATTGTACGAAGTCTATAAACAAAGGGAGTCATGAACTGAGTGATACGGAAATCCCGGCTGGTCGCAGCAACCGCCATCATCGTCCTCGCCCTGGCCGCCGCGCTCGCTCGCCCGCTCGCCGGCGGCGGGGTCTATGAGGGCGTGGCTGTGGAAGGCGTGGCCGTCGGCGGCCTTGGCCGGGAGGAACTCAGGCAGCTTCTGGCGGCGTGGCGGCAGGAATACCATGGCCGCCACATCGTCGTTTATTACGGCGACACCGCCTTCAAGCTCGACGCCGCCAGCATCGACTATGACCTCGATATCGAGGCGACTGCCGATGAGGCATGGACGTACGGCCGCCGCGGTTCGTGGCCGGACCGGCTGAAAAATATCGGCGCCGCCCGCCGGGAAGGCTATCGCATCCCGGCAAGGGTCAGGTATAATGAGAATAAACTGTCCGCCCTGCTCGATTCGTGGCGGGAGGCCATCGACCGGCCGCCGCGCAACGCCGCCATCAGCCTCGAAGAAGGCGGCATCGTGCCCCAGGAGCTGGGGCGCAGGCTCGATGTGGCGACGGTGAAGCCGCTCGTCCTCAAGGCGCTGCACGCCGGCGATCCCGCCAACCTGCCGCTGCCGGTGACGCCGCTTTATCCCGACGTTACCGTGGCCGACCTGCGCCAGACGGGCATCAGGGAACTGTGGTCTTCTTTCACGACCGCCTTCGACCCCGCCGACGCCAACCGCACCGCCAACATCCGCCTGTCGGCGCGCCGCATCAACGGCCACATCGTCTATCCGGGGCAGGTCTTCTCCTTCAACCAGGTAGTGGGGCCGCGGGACCGGGAACACGGCTTCAAGGAGGCGCTGGAGATCGTGGACGGGGAATTCGTCCCCGGCATCGGCGGCGGCGTGTGCCAGTTGTCTTCCACCCTTTACAACGCCGTCCTGCTCGCCAATCTGACCGTCGTCGAGCGGACCAACCACTCCAAGCCGCTCGGCTATGTCGGCCTCGGCCGCGACGCCACCGTCGTGTTCGGGGCGCTCGACTTCAAGTTCGTCAACGACACCGGCGCGCCGGTCGTCATTATGGCCGAAACGGCCAAGAACAAGCTTACCGTGGGCGTCGTCGGCCGCGAGCCGCTGGCGGTGGCGGTGGAGCTGCTGTCCGCCGACCGCCAGGTCATCCCGCCGGCGGTGGTCAAAAAGCAGGACCCTGGGCTCTATCTGGGCGAGACCAAGGTGGACAAGCAGGGCAAGCCCGGCTACGAGATTACCACCCTGCGGGTGGTGTCGGCCAGCGGCCGGGAGCTCAGGCGGGAGGTGCTGGCCAAGGACCGCTACCAGCCGGAGAACACCATCGTCAAGGTGGGCACGAGGCTGCCGCCGTTCGCCCAGGAAAAGGTTGACCCGGTCCAGGATAAAAAGTAACGCGCGGAGGAAACTGATTTGGCGGACATCATGCTGGTCGACGGCTACAACGTGCTGGGCGCCTGGCCGGAGCTCGCGGCGGTGAAAGAGGACAACCTCGAACACGCCCGGACGAAATTAATGGACATTCTTGCGGGCTATGGCGCATATAAAGACTATAGAGTTGTCATCGTATTCGATGCCCATGCCGTATCCGGGGATTCCCGGGCCGAGACGCTGCCCGGCGGCCTGGAGGTGGTCTTCACCGCCGAAGGGGAGACGGCCGACAGCTATATCGAGCGGCTTACCTACCAACTGACCCACGCCGGCCAGGGGGTTTATGTCGTCACCTCCGACCGGGACCAGCAGTTTGCCGTCCTCGGGTCGGGGGCGTGGCGGATATCGGCCCGCGAGCTGCGCCTGAGCGTGCTGGCCGCCGAAAAGGAGGTCCGCGAGGGGTATACCGAGGCCGATCAGCTGCGCCGGAGACAGGAACTCGGCGGGCGGGTCGGCGAGGAGGTCAGGAAGCGTCTCGACGCGCTGCGCCGCGGCCTGTGAGGGCCCGCGACCCCAATAATAGCTTGACTAAGTGGCGGGTGTGGGTTATAATTTGGTTTGAAAGTGGCATGTACAATCGATTGTGGCACTAAGTTATTTAGTGCGTTTTCTTTTTACGGCCGGCAAGATGAAGAGTGGGGGCGATATGATGCGGGCTAGTACCCAACGCGATCTGTACGGTTGTTTCGAAAACATGACAGATGAAGAAATCGTAATCGACGCAAAAGACAACGACAACACGGTCGCACTGGAGTATTTGATCAACAAGTACCGCAATTTCGTCCGGGCCAAGGCCAGATCATACTTCCTCATCGGCGCCGACCGCGAGGACATAATCCAGGAAGGGATGATCGGTCTCTACAAGGCCATCAGGGATTTCCGCAACGACAAACTTTCCTCGTTCCGCGCCTTTGCCGAACTGTGTGTAACCCGCCAGATAATTACCGCCATAAAGACCGCCACCCGGCAGAAACACATCCCGCTCAACTCTTACGTTTCCCTCAACAAACCGATATACGACGAGGACTCCGACCGCACCCTGCTTGACGTTCTTTCCGGGTCGAAGATTTCCGATCCCGAGGAACTGGTCATCAGCCGCGAGGAATTTGTCGACATCGAGGAGAAGATGGGGGAGATCCTCAGCGACCTAGAGTGGAAAGTGCTCATGTCCTATCTCGACGGCAAGTCCTACCAGGAGATCGCCGTCGAGCTCGACCGGCACGTCAAGTCGATCGACAACGCTCTGCAGCGCGTCAAGCGCAAACTGGAACGCTACCTCGACAACCGCGCCGACGACAGCGAAGTCGGCAGCATGTACAAGGGGCTGGCCAACCTGAACAAGGACCTGCAGGGCGATCTGGACGACCTGGATGTTATCGACGACTAATGCAAAAAAAACGACACCAGACGGTGTCGTTTTTTTCAACCTGGGGCTTGTCTGTTGTCAGTCTTCCTTGGTTTCGCAGCCGCCGTCTTTCTTCTGGCCGTACTCGCTGATGTAATCGCGCAGGTGGGCGGGCGAACCGGAGTAGCCATGCCAGAAGTCGTCGCCTTCCACCACAACCCAGCTCTCATTGGGGCGGATGGCGGCCTCGCAGTCATCGTCGGCGCTGAATTGCTTGATTACCAACACAGGGGTGTTCTGGTAGGTGATAACAAGACCCTTGGCGGCCAGCAGGTTGATAAGGTAATCGTACGGGCTTTCGGTGCCGAGCCAGAAGCACTTGCCGCACATATACTCGCCGTTTTTGAAATAGACGTCGCGGACGGCCCGCCCGCAGCCGCAGGTGAATTTTTGCATCGGGTTCGCTCCCTTCGGTCAAAATATGGCCAAATTGATTATAACACACTTGTCGGCGCGCCGGCCTACAAACAGGCGTCGTCCATATAGGAGATTGTTATTGCCGTCACATACATCGTTTATGATAACGGGAGGAACAGGCGATGGAATTCATCATCAATACGCCTAAAGGGGACCCGGCCGCCGTGGCCGAAATAACGCCGGAGGTCATCGCCAATCAGCGGGTCGGCTCGCGGGTCGAGTTCAAGGCCCCGCACGACCTGACGGTCGTATTTGCAGGCGGCGCCTGCATCGTCGACGATATCGACCTCATCGTCTATATTGTGCCCGACGAGTTCTTCTGTTATCGGGGCGACAGCTTTGTCCTCAAGTTCGTGATGGAGTGCCGGAACGTGCGCATCGATCACCGGCCGCAGCCCGGCGGCGTCAACGCGCAGGCGATCATCTCCGCCGCGCCGTAGTTTTTTGTCAATCCGGGCAGGATTTTGCCACACATTGCCGAATATGACTAGTGCAAATTTCGCGGGGCGGGAGGGGACTGTACCATGCCGGTAGCAATACAGATGGTAGTAGACTACGTCCAGGAACTGAAGGATTCGCAGGAACGCCTCGTGCTTATCGTCGGCCGTCCGGGAAGCGGCAAGAGCAAGATCATGCGCGAGCTCGGGCTCAACCGTGGCTGGCGTTATGTCGATTGCCGCGAGCTGATCACAGACGAATTGCTGGAGCTTGTACCCAAGGCGCGGCCGCGGGAGGCTCCCCATATCATGGACAAGATGCTGGAGCGCGAACGCGCGGACGTTATTTTGCTCGACAACGTCCAGGTGCTCTTCACCCCTATCCTGAACCTCGATCCCCTGGAGCTGCTGCGGCAGCTCGGCAAGAAGCGCACCATCGTGGCGGCGTGGCCGGGCGATTACGCCGACAGCCGGTTGGGGTACATGGAAGCGGGACTGCCTGAGCCCAAACGCTACCCGGCGACCGAGTTGAAGGTCATCGAGATAGGCTGACAGACTCTGGCATTTGCCCTGACAAAAGCATACAAAATATCTGTCGGAAATTCTGACGTCATATCTGACATTCGACGCCGGTTGTTCATAGAGCAACCGGCGTATATTTTTTCGCTCCTGGCGAAAATTATTTTCATGCGCGGGAGGAATTTTTCAGTGCGCGCATAATATAATAAATATCAAATAATAATAATTATTAATTGAGGAGGAATACATATGTCCGCCAAAGTAGGCCAGAAAGCTCCCGATTTCGCCATGCCGACGACCAAGAACCTCGAGGCGCTCGACCATGTCGCCAAGTTGGCCGATTTTCAGGGGAAGTGGCTGGTATTGTTTTTTTATCCGCTTGATTTTACGTTCGTCTGCCCGACCGAGATCCGCGGCTTCAATTCCCGGCTCGCCGAGTTCCGCGCCACGGGGGCGGAGATTCTGGGGGTGAGCGTGGACAGCGTTTACAGCCACCGGGCGTGGGTGAAAAGTTCGCCGGCCGATGGCGGCCTGGGCGGCCTGGATTACCCGCTGGCGTCCGATATCACGAAAGACGTCGCCCGCCGCTACGGGGTGCTGGTGGAGGAGGAGGGCATCGCGCTGCGCGGCCTGTTTATCATCGACCCCGAAGGGATACTGCGTTATGCGGTGGTGAGCGATCTGAACGTCGGCCGCAGCGTGGACGAGACGCTGAGGGTGCTGCAGGCGCTGCAGAGCGGGGGGATGTGCCCCCTCGACTGGCACCCCGGCGACAGGACTTTGTAGCAAAAACTGTGCGGCCGTTGATAAGCCCCCATCTGCTGTGTTGTTCTGTCGGGCGCTTGCTTGCGTACGTTCCGAGTACGCGGCGCGCCGCACCCGACAGAGCCGCCTTGCATCTGGGGGCTTCTGAACGGCCGCGGCAAAGAATACGAAAGATCGGGGGACGCGGTAGCGTCCTCTTTGTGTTTGTCATAACCCATCGGCGGGCGGTTACACTAGCGATATGGGAGGTGCGCATGTGGGTGAACTGGGCTCGATCGCTTTCACCGTCCTCGCGACGATGGCGGTGCTTGTCGCCGTTTTGCTGGTGGCCGGCAAACGGCAGATGGCCGACCTTACGCCGGTGGATTTCGCGCTGTCGATTACCGCCGGGACGGTGGCCGGGGCCAGCATCGCCGATCCCCGCATCAGCCTGGGGCACGCGCTGGTCGCTCTGGTGCTGCTTGGCGCGATCCAGGTGGCGGTCAGTTGGCTGAGCCTGAAGTACCGGGGGGTGTATACACGTCTTAATTCTGCGCCGGCGGTGGTGGTGGAGAACGGGCAGATAATCAAGGCTAACCTGCGGGGGGCGAGATTGACGGCCGAGATGCTGCTGCAGCTGCTGCGCGAGAAGGATGTTTTCGATATTACCGAGGTGGAGCTGGCGGTGCTGGAGCCGACCGGCAGGCTGAGCGTGCTGAAGAAGGCGGAGTATCTGCCGGTGACCGCCAGCCGGCTGGGGCAGAAGGTGTCGCCCAACCGGGTGCTGGTGCCGGTGGTGCTGGAGGGGGAGCTGCAGGAGGAGACGCTGGCGAGGCTGGGGTTTTCCGCCGGGCAGATCGCCGATTTTCGCGGCAGCTACGGCGCGCGGCTGGAGGATGTGTTCATCGCTCTGATGGACAGGGACGGGCAGATGCACGTCATCCGCGAGGATGTGACGGAAAGCGGCTCTTTCCTGCACTGAGCGGAGGAGTTAGGGGCGCGGGCGGCGAAGGGGAGGGGAGAGGTGACTTATTTTGACAAAAAAGCAGCGGTTCGCTTTCTGCCCGAAGTGCGGCGGGGCTCTCGCCCTGCGGCCGCGCCGGGAACGGGAGCGGCTGACGTGTTCGGCCTGCGGCTATGTTATGTACGAAAATCCGGTCGTCGGCGTGGCGGCGATCGTGCTGGACGACGAGAACAGGATACTGCTCGGCCGCCGGGCGGGGTGGTCGACCTATCCGGGGCTGTGGTGCATACCGTGCGGGTATGTGGAATATGATGAGGATGTGTATGCGGCGATAAAACGCGAATTTTGCGAGGAGACGGGGCTGGCCATCGAGGTGGACGGGGTGTTCACGGTGCTG
It encodes the following:
- the cysE gene encoding serine O-acetyltransferase, giving the protein MFARLKKDIQAVFDRDPAAKSALEVVLCYPGLHAIWAHRLAHRLFVRGWVVLPRFISNFARFLTGIEIHPGAKIGEGLFIDHGMGVVIGETAEVGNNVTLYQGVTLGGTGKEKGKRHPTIGDNVVVATGAKVLGSFTVGANSKIGAGSVVLSAVPPNSTVVGIPGKVVVKDGCKVLSDAAANIDLNHDNLPDPEGEMLLCLHRHLARLEQRVVQLEEELKNRDPESV
- the cysS gene encoding cysteine--tRNA ligase, whose product is MTLRVYNSLTKKKEEFVPVEPGKVKMYVCGVTPYNHPHIGNARPFVTWDVIRRYLEHKDYAVYHIQNFTDVDDKIINAANAEGVTWDVIADRYIKAYFEVMDKLNIRRAHLYPTVSGHMAEITAMIEKLIADGYAYAVDGDVYYSVEKFADYGKLSGRSLDDMKAGARVDVDERKTHPMDFALWKSAKPGEPSWPSPWGLGRPGWHIECSAMSAKYLGHGFDFHGGGSDLVFPHHENEIAQSEAYAGGGPFVRYWLHNGFITVNEEKMSKSLGNFFLVKDILAHYPPEVLRFFILSTHYRSPLNFSDEQLAEAGRGLERLRAAVDNMKYLAGTTVARGASDASQALLAAAAQARADFDAAMDDDFNTALAISVLHGLAKEINIYYSAVMAGKAPVAGEAIASVQAAYYELADILGLLVAERMGSPDVVGAAPVQDTTAPALLDLIVEIRQEARAKKDWATADRIRDRLGELGYVIEDSPQGARWKKREV
- a CDS encoding ribonuclease III domain-containing protein codes for the protein MKFDQFELLAARTFGDLDVDGVPQARFAAADARALHPLVLAYIGDAYFNLYVRTRLLAFEQSRVRVLHGHGARMVSATLQAHALRALEGGLSEDELAVVKRGRNAKSTVPKSASVGDYRASTGFEALLGYLYLSGDEARLTALAGDAFVVISRKLSNPDGSGEEK
- the thyX gene encoding FAD-dependent thymidylate synthase, whose protein sequence is MKVKLICHTPDPERTVAMSARLCYSAVGAEQLVEKMSPEQVAKLVDKIVEMGHLSTFEHASFTFAVEGVSRVLTHQLVRHRIASYSQQSQRYVKEHDFEYIVPPSVAANPQAAAKFAAVMGQIRVAYDELAALGVHQEDARYVLANATETKIVVTMNARSLLHFFELRCCTRAQWEIRRLAEAMLAEVRKVAPHLFSKAGPTCVTRSVCEEGDLSCGRLAAMQKKG
- the rlmB gene encoding 23S rRNA (guanosine(2251)-2'-O)-methyltransferase RlmB, which produces MGVRGMSEEFVAGRNSVLEALKSGRPVNKVLVAKGERQGSLREIIGQAKARGLVVQEVDAAKLAELSGGMRHQGVVAMVPPVAYAEVEDILAKAHELGEPPFIVLLDELEDPHNLGAILRTCDAAGAHGVLIPKRRSAPLSATVAKTSAGAVEYVPVARIGNVVQAIEALKKEGLWVVGADMDGDRPYYKADLKGPILLVVGGEGRGLSRLAKETCDFLVRIPMKGQITSLNASVACSLLLYEVYKQRES
- a CDS encoding VanW family protein; translated protein: MIRKSRLVAATAIIVLALAAALARPLAGGGVYEGVAVEGVAVGGLGREELRQLLAAWRQEYHGRHIVVYYGDTAFKLDAASIDYDLDIEATADEAWTYGRRGSWPDRLKNIGAARREGYRIPARVRYNENKLSALLDSWREAIDRPPRNAAISLEEGGIVPQELGRRLDVATVKPLVLKALHAGDPANLPLPVTPLYPDVTVADLRQTGIRELWSSFTTAFDPADANRTANIRLSARRINGHIVYPGQVFSFNQVVGPRDREHGFKEALEIVDGEFVPGIGGGVCQLSSTLYNAVLLANLTVVERTNHSKPLGYVGLGRDATVVFGALDFKFVNDTGAPVVIMAETAKNKLTVGVVGREPLAVAVELLSADRQVIPPAVVKKQDPGLYLGETKVDKQGKPGYEITTLRVVSASGRELRREVLAKDRYQPENTIVKVGTRLPPFAQEKVDPVQDKK
- a CDS encoding NYN domain-containing protein, with the translated sequence MADIMLVDGYNVLGAWPELAAVKEDNLEHARTKLMDILAGYGAYKDYRVVIVFDAHAVSGDSRAETLPGGLEVVFTAEGETADSYIERLTYQLTHAGQGVYVVTSDRDQQFAVLGSGAWRISARELRLSVLAAEKEVREGYTEADQLRRRQELGGRVGEEVRKRLDALRRGL
- the sigH gene encoding RNA polymerase sporulation sigma factor SigH → MRASTQRDLYGCFENMTDEEIVIDAKDNDNTVALEYLINKYRNFVRAKARSYFLIGADREDIIQEGMIGLYKAIRDFRNDKLSSFRAFAELCVTRQIITAIKTATRQKHIPLNSYVSLNKPIYDEDSDRTLLDVLSGSKISDPEELVISREEFVDIEEKMGEILSDLEWKVLMSYLDGKSYQEIAVELDRHVKSIDNALQRVKRKLERYLDNRADDSEVGSMYKGLANLNKDLQGDLDDLDVIDD
- the brxF gene encoding BREX-3 system P-loop-containing protein BrxF; the encoded protein is MPVAIQMVVDYVQELKDSQERLVLIVGRPGSGKSKIMRELGLNRGWRYVDCRELITDELLELVPKARPREAPHIMDKMLERERADVILLDNVQVLFTPILNLDPLELLRQLGKKRTIVAAWPGDYADSRLGYMEAGLPEPKRYPATELKVIEIG
- a CDS encoding peroxiredoxin; protein product: MSAKVGQKAPDFAMPTTKNLEALDHVAKLADFQGKWLVLFFYPLDFTFVCPTEIRGFNSRLAEFRATGAEILGVSVDSVYSHRAWVKSSPADGGLGGLDYPLASDITKDVARRYGVLVEEEGIALRGLFIIDPEGILRYAVVSDLNVGRSVDETLRVLQALQSGGMCPLDWHPGDRTL
- a CDS encoding DUF421 domain-containing protein, with product MGELGSIAFTVLATMAVLVAVLLVAGKRQMADLTPVDFALSITAGTVAGASIADPRISLGHALVALVLLGAIQVAVSWLSLKYRGVYTRLNSAPAVVVENGQIIKANLRGARLTAEMLLQLLREKDVFDITEVELAVLEPTGRLSVLKKAEYLPVTASRLGQKVSPNRVLVPVVLEGELQEETLARLGFSAGQIADFRGSYGARLEDVFIALMDRDGQMHVIREDVTESGSFLH
- a CDS encoding NUDIX domain-containing protein, with amino-acid sequence MTKKQRFAFCPKCGGALALRPRRERERLTCSACGYVMYENPVVGVAAIVLDDENRILLGRRAGWSTYPGLWCIPCGYVEYDEDVYAAIKREFCEETGLAIEVDGVFTVLSNWHNPAAHTVGVWFDASVTGGRLEAGDDLDAVAYFPLDAPPTLAFPTDATVLAMLKRRLHSADGGI